Within the Candidatus Binataceae bacterium genome, the region AAATCCGCCGCCAGCCGTTGGCGATTGGCCGCGGTGGGACTGAACACGCGCGCCCGTTTGACGATCCCCAAGGCCTCCATCGCTTCCAACTGCGCCCGCGCCTCTACTCCCGACCCCAATAGCGCCACCACCTGGGGACCGGACCGAGCCAGCCGGCGCGTCGCCACCGCGCTGGTGGCGCCGGTGCGCAGGGTGGTCAGATGCTGGGCATCCATAATTGCCAGCAACTCGCCGCTGGCCGAATTGTAAAGATGGACCTGATAGCGCACCCCGACCCCGGGTGCCATGTTCATCGCCTTGAAACCGCTCCAGCCCGAGCGCTCCAAGGCCACCGGGCCCACTCGCAGCCAGCCCTTGCCAGCCTTCATGTTGATGCGCGCGGGGAGGGTAACCGCTCCTTCGCCCTCTTCGCGAAAAGCTTCTTCCATGGCCTCGATCGCGTCGGCCATGGAGACGCTGGCACAGACATCTTCGTGCTTGAGCAACAGCATTGTCTCGGCTCCGCCTTGCAGGATTATCCGCCGGGCGCGCCGTAGCGCCCGCGCCGGTGACGGCGCGGCCGATGCTAGCAGAAAGGAACAGGGGCTAGGTAGCCACCCGCCGCGGTCGGAGGGCTACTCAGCCCCACGACACCTAAGGGTTTGTCGGGTATGGCTCTCGCCGAACGGCGATCAGGCACCCCATCCCAAAATAATAGCGCAAGAAGCTCCGCTCGAATCCGAATACCTTGGTCATCAGGCTGGCCGCAGGCGATTGCTGCCTTTAGCGATCGCCTCCTCGATTACCAATACGCTGTCAATCGGGCTTCGCTCGGTGTTCACGAGCACATGGTGGGACGACAGCTCGGGGCCAAGGGGAGCCAATTCCTCTTTCTGACGCAGGTAAGTTTCGAATGTGGCGTCCGAGATTGCATCGGGTTGTTGAGCGCGTATCGCCAGGCGCCGACCGATTTCGCTTTCCGATGCGGTGCATTCCGCCATCACGAAAGGCACGCGGGCCGTACGCGCCAGTTCGACCACGCGCACGCGCGCGCCTTCATCCAGGAAGCTTGCGTCCAAAACCGCGCTGCGCCCTGCTTCCAGTTCCTGGCGCGCCGCCGAAAGCAGCGCGTCGTAGGTCTTGCGGGTTTGCTGGGGCGTATAAATCCCCTCGCGATAACCGACCGCGCGCGTGGCGCGTGGAGCTGCAAATAACTGCTTGCGAAAAACATCGGAATTGTAATGAGCGCAGCCCAGGCGGTTAGCGAGAAGTTTCGCCACCGTCGATTTGCCACTTCCAGACAGTCCGTACACCACGATCAAAGCGGGTCCGCACAGCCTGGCGTAACCCACAGCCGCTTGAAAATGTTTGGCTGCAACCTTTTTGGCCCGTTCACTCTCGGGGTCCGCGATCCCTGGCTGGCGGCTTTTGAGGCTGGCTACCTTGCCCCGCACCGTTGCCCGGTAGCATTTGTAGAAATTGAGCAGCTCGGCCAACTGCCCGTCGCCGC harbors:
- a CDS encoding ornithine cyclodeaminase family protein, encoding MLLLKHEDVCASVSMADAIEAMEEAFREEGEGAVTLPARINMKAGKGWLRVGPVALERSGWSGFKAMNMAPGVGVRYQVHLYNSASGELLAIMDAQHLTTLRTGATSAVATRRLARSGPQVVALLGSGVEARAQLEAMEALGIVKRARVFSPTAANRQRLAADFGVRMDIRAVDSARAAVEGCDLVLAAVKSTQTVLLGEWLRPGMHVNSVGTARRDQREIDPATFKRSEIIVVDTREGVFGEAGDAVAAKDTISPDQVHELSELVVGKAPCRTSPEQITLFKSVGTGVQDIALAAMVYRRARERGLGVEIDGFPIVKPA